One window from the genome of Oryctolagus cuniculus chromosome 1, mOryCun1.1, whole genome shotgun sequence encodes:
- the STT3A gene encoding dolichyl-diphosphooligosaccharide--protein glycosyltransferase subunit STT3A: MTKLGFLRLSYEKQDTLLKLLILSMAAVLSFSTRLFAVLRFESVIHEFDPYFNYRTTRFLAEEGFYKFHNWFDDRAWYPLGRIIGGTIYPGLMITSAAIYHVLHFFHITIDIRNVCVFLAPLFSSFTTIVTYHLTKELKDAGAGLLAAAMIAVVPGYISRSVAGSYDNEGIAIFCMLLTYYMWIKAVKTGSIYWAAKCALAYFYMVSSWGGYVFLINLIPLHVLVLMLTGRFSHRIYVAYCTVYCLGTILSMQISFVGFQPVLSSEHMAAFGVFGLCQIHAFVDYLRSKLNPQQFEVLFRSVISLVGFVLLTVGALLMLTGKISPWTGRFYSLLDPSYAKNNIPIIASVSEHQPTTWSSYYFDLQLLVFMFPVGLYYCFSNLSDARIFIIMYGVTSMYFSAVMVRLMLVLAPVMCILSGIGVSQVLSTYMKNLDISRPDKKSKKQQDSTYPIKNEVASGMILVMAFFLITYTFHSTWVTSEAYSSPSIVLSARGGDGSRIIFDDFREAYYWLRHNTPEDAKVMSWWDYGYQITAMANRTILVDNNTWNNTHISRVGQAMASTEEKAYEIMRELDVSYVLVIFGGLTGYSSDDINKFLWMVRIGGSTDTGKHIKENDYYTPTGEFRVDREGSPVLLNCLMYKMCYYRFGQVYTEAKRPPGFDRVRNAEIGNKDFELDVLEEAYTTEHWLVRIYKVKDLDNRGLSRT; the protein is encoded by the exons gTACTTTAATTATCGGACTACCCGGTTCCTGGCCGAGGAGGGGTTTTATAAATTCCATAACTGGTTTGATGACCGGGCCTGGTACCCTTTGGGACGAATCATAGGAGGAACAATATACCCAG GCTTAATGATTACCTCTGCTGCAATCTACCATGTGCTGCACTTTTTCCACATCACCATTGACATTCGGAATGTCTGTGTGTTCCTggcccctctcttctcctccttcaCTACCATCGTCACGTACCACCTTACCAAAGAGCTCAAG GatgcaggggctgggctgcttGCTGCTGCCATGATAGCTGTTGTCCCTGGATATATCTCCCGATCTGTGGCTGGCTCCTATGATAATGAAG GGATTGCCATTTTTTGTATGCTGCTTACCTACTACATGTGGATCAAGGCAGTAAAGACTGGTTCTATCTATTGGGCAGCCAAGTGTGCCCTTGCTTATTTCTATATG GTCTCTTCATGGGGGGGTTATGTGTTCCTGATCAACTTGATCCCGCTCCACGTCCTGGTGCTGATGCTCACAGGCCGTTTCTCCCATCGAATCTACGTGGCCTACTGTACCGTCTACTGCCTGGGTACCATACTTTCCATGCAGATCTCCTTTGTGGGTTTCCAG CCTGTCCTCTCGTCGGAGCACATGGCAGCCTTTGGGGTCTTTGGCCTCTGCCAGATACATGCCTTTGTGGATTACCTGCGCAGCAAGTTGAACCCACAGCAATTTGAAGTTCTTTTCCGGAGTGTCATCTCCTTGGTGGGCTTTGTCCTTCTCACTGTGGGAGCTCTCCTCATGCTGACAG GAAAAATATCTCCCTGGACGGGCCGTTTCTACTCACTGCTGGATCCTTCTTATGCTAAGAACAACATCCCCATCATTGCATCTGTATCTGAGCATCAGCCCACAACCTGGTCCTCCTACTATTTTGACTTGCAGCTCCTCGTCTTCATGTTTCCAG TTGGCCTCTATTACTGCTTTAGCAACCTGTCTGATGCCCGGATTTTTATCATCATGTATGGTGTGACCAGCATGTACTTTTCAGCTGTGATG GTGCGTCTGATGTTGGTGTTGGCGCCTGTTATGTGCATTCTTTCTGGCATTGGAGTTTCCCAGGTGCTATCCACATATATGAAGAATCTGGACATAAGTCGTCCAGACAAGAAGAGCAAGAAGCAACAGGATTCTACATACCCTATTAAGAATGAA GTGGCAAGTGGGATGATATTGGTCATGGCCTTCTTTCTCATTACCTACACCTTTCATTCAACCTGGGTGACCAGTGAGGCCTACTCTTCTCCCTCCATTGTGCTGTCTGCCCGGGGTGGGGATGGCAGTAGGATCATTTTTGATGACTTCCGAGAAGCGTATTATTGGCTTCGTCACAATACTCCAGAG GATGCAAAGGTCATGTCATGGTGGGATTACGGCTACCAGATTACAGCTATGGCAAATCGGACAATTTTAGTGGACAACAACACATGGAATAATACCCATATTTCTCGAGTAGGGCAG GCAATGGCATCCACAGAAGAAAAAGCCTATGAAATCATGAGGGAGCTTGATGTCAGCTATGTGTTGGTCATTTTTGGAGGCCTCACTGGGTATTCCTCTGATG ATATCAACAAATTTCTTTGGATGGTTCGGATTGGAGGCAGCACAGACACAGGCAAACATATCAAGGAGAATGACTATTATACTCCAACTGGGGAATTCCGTGTGGACCGTGAGGGTTCTCCAGTGCTGCTCAACTGTCTCATGTACAAGATGTGTTACTACCGCTTTGGACAGGTCTACACAGAAGCTA AGCGTCCACCAGGCTTTGACCGTGTCCGAAATGCTGAGATTGGGAATAAAGACTTTGAGCTTGATGTGCTGGAGGAGGCATATACCACAGAACACTGGCTGGTCAGGATATACAAG GTAAAGGACCTGGATAATCGAGGCTTGTCAAGGACATAA